In a genomic window of Candidatus Omnitrophota bacterium:
- a CDS encoding kinase, producing the protein MIITRTPFRISFFGGGTDYPDYYKKYGGSCLNATINRYCYIACRYLPPFFDHKFVVRYSKKELAQTIDQIIHPSARECLKFMGIDKGVEIIHTSDLPAMSGIGSSSAFTVGLLNALYSLKGQMQTKRKLAFDAIHVEQELIRENVGSQDQLAVAFGGFNKIEFSGENEIFVQPVTIGKEKMEYFQNHFLFYFTGFSRFASEIAEEQIKRIPENLKELDAMKEMVNTAISILNGSLNSINDFGKLLDDSWILKKQLGKLISNNNIDQIYEAARSAGALGGKICGAGAGGFMVLFVPPENQPKVKEILKKLILVPFQFENIGSHVIHYTAY; encoded by the coding sequence ATGATTATTACGAGAACGCCTTTTCGTATTTCCTTTTTTGGCGGAGGGACGGATTATCCCGATTATTACAAAAAATACGGCGGTTCCTGTTTGAATGCCACAATTAACAGGTATTGCTATATTGCTTGTCGTTACTTGCCCCCTTTTTTCGACCATAAATTTGTGGTTCGTTATTCAAAGAAGGAATTAGCTCAGACTATCGATCAAATTATTCATCCTTCTGCTCGCGAATGCCTGAAATTTATGGGCATAGATAAAGGAGTCGAGATTATACATACTAGTGACCTGCCGGCTATGTCAGGGATAGGTTCAAGCTCGGCATTTACCGTAGGGCTTCTTAATGCTCTTTATTCTCTTAAAGGGCAGATGCAGACTAAGCGTAAGCTTGCTTTCGATGCTATTCATGTAGAGCAGGAGCTTATCCGTGAGAACGTTGGATCACAGGATCAGCTGGCTGTTGCTTTTGGTGGTTTTAATAAGATAGAATTTAGCGGTGAAAACGAAATATTTGTGCAGCCGGTTACGATCGGAAAAGAGAAAATGGAATATTTTCAGAACCACTTCCTCTTTTATTTTACGGGATTTTCAAGGTTTGCCTCAGAAATTGCAGAGGAACAAATAAAGAGAATACCTGAAAACCTAAAAGAGCTTGATGCTATGAAAGAAATGGTTAATACCGCCATCAGTATTCTTAATGGTTCATTGAATTCAATAAATGATTTTGGGAAATTACTCGATGATAGCTGGATTTTGAAAAAACAGCTCGGAAAGCTTATCTCAAATAACAATATCGACCAGATCTACGAAGCGGCCAGAAGCGCAGGAGCCCTGGGGGGTAAGATTTGCGGAGCTGGAGCTGGAGGTTTTATGGTCCTATTCGTTCCTCCGGAAAATCAGCCTAAGGTTAAAGAAATATTAAAGAAGTTAATATTGGTTCCATTTCAGTTTGAAAATATTGGGTCTCATGTAATTCATTATACAGCCTATTAA
- a CDS encoding sugar phosphate nucleotidyltransferase yields the protein MKTVILCGGKGTRMGSDELPKVLFPVGGKPILWHIMSIYSYFGFNEFILCLGYKGEKIREHFSGLKKWKITFAETGENTNTGGRIKKIEKFIKEDYFLATYGDGVADINLAKLVHFHQKHKKSATITVARPLSQFGIVGVDSHTQSVTHFEEKPILDHWINAGFFVFNKEIFDYLKENDILEKDSFKRVLRDKELNAFKHAGFWRCMDTYKDNLELNDLWKKNRAAWKIWRPAL from the coding sequence ATCAAGACCGTAATATTGTGTGGCGGAAAAGGTACCAGAATGGGTAGCGATGAGTTGCCCAAGGTTTTGTTCCCGGTTGGCGGCAAGCCCATACTTTGGCATATAATGAGTATTTACTCGTATTTTGGGTTTAATGAATTTATATTGTGTTTGGGTTATAAAGGAGAAAAGATAAGAGAACATTTTTCGGGCTTAAAGAAATGGAAAATAACCTTCGCGGAGACCGGAGAGAATACCAATACTGGCGGTAGAATCAAGAAAATAGAGAAGTTTATAAAAGAAGATTATTTTCTTGCTACTTATGGAGATGGCGTCGCGGATATTAATTTGGCTAAGCTTGTCCATTTTCATCAGAAACATAAGAAAAGCGCCACAATTACCGTAGCCAGGCCTCTTTCCCAGTTTGGTATTGTCGGAGTTGATTCGCATACCCAGTCGGTTACGCATTTCGAAGAAAAGCCCATATTAGATCATTGGATAAACGCCGGTTTTTTTGTCTTTAATAAAGAAATTTTTGATTATCTTAAGGAAAATGACATATTGGAGAAGGATAGTTTTAAGCGCGTGTTAAGAGATAAGGAATTAAATGCTTTTAAGCACGCGGGTTTCTGGAGGTGCATGGATACTTATAAAGACAATCTTGAGTTAAACGATCTTTGGAAAAAGAATAGGGCTGCTTGGAAAATCTGGCGCCCCGCGCTATAA
- a CDS encoding GDP-mannose 4,6-dehydratase: protein MRIWKNKVIFITGANGFLGSHLVKRALAYKARVIVLIKEDIPCSLFRIDGLDRKSKIYKGDLSDSKLINSIFRKNKIDVCFHIAAQAIVGIANKSPIGTFKTNIEGTWNILEAARVFGVKAMVVASSDKAYGEHKKLPYKEDSPLIALHPYDASKSCTDILSRTYAHTYNLPVAVTRCANIYGPGDCNFSRIIPDTCRSVIKGKNPVIRSDGTPLRDYAFVEDIVDAYFVLAKSLLNKKIKFGEAFNFGIGKPISVIKLVRMILEVSGKTGLVPEILSKGKIKGEIDRQYLSSGKARKVLGWYPKHTLQKGLGITYQWYKDHL, encoded by the coding sequence ATGCGTATTTGGAAAAACAAAGTTATTTTTATAACCGGGGCCAACGGGTTTTTAGGGTCTCATTTAGTGAAAAGAGCCTTAGCTTATAAGGCCAGGGTGATTGTTTTAATAAAAGAAGATATTCCCTGTTCATTGTTCAGGATTGACGGGTTAGATCGTAAGTCTAAGATTTACAAGGGGGATTTGTCGGATAGCAAACTCATAAATTCTATATTTAGGAAGAATAAGATCGATGTCTGTTTTCATATTGCCGCTCAGGCTATTGTGGGGATAGCTAATAAATCGCCCATCGGCACATTTAAGACAAATATTGAAGGTACCTGGAATATACTTGAGGCAGCCAGGGTTTTTGGGGTAAAAGCCATGGTTGTGGCCTCAAGCGATAAAGCTTATGGCGAACATAAAAAGCTTCCATATAAGGAAGACTCGCCTTTAATTGCCTTGCATCCTTATGATGCTTCGAAGTCTTGCACCGATATTCTCAGCAGGACTTACGCCCATACTTATAATCTTCCGGTAGCTGTCACCAGGTGCGCTAATATATACGGCCCGGGTGATTGTAATTTTTCAAGGATTATACCGGATACCTGCCGCTCAGTTATCAAAGGCAAGAACCCGGTCATCAGAAGCGATGGCACTCCTTTAAGGGATTATGCTTTTGTCGAGGATATTGTTGACGCGTATTTTGTTCTGGCTAAAAGTTTATTGAATAAAAAGATTAAGTTTGGAGAAGCCTTTAATTTCGGTATCGGTAAACCCATAAGCGTAATTAAGCTTGTGAGGATGATCCTTGAAGTTTCAGGAAAAACAGGATTAGTCCCCGAGATATTGAGTAAAGGAAAAATAAAAGGAGAGATAGATAGGCAGTATCTCTCTAGCGGTAAAGCCAGAAAAGTTTTGGGTTGGTATCCTAAGCATACGCTTCAAAAAGGCCTGGGGATAACCTATCAATGGTATAAAGATCATCTCTAA
- a CDS encoding glycosyltransferase family 39 protein: protein MKINLNKHIILLAAIFVAAFIIRFYQLSFFEYKNDQYFAIGLGNDTRAAHFLVTHGMRSGIGVNNPPAFSYAMGVLTAFTNDPAQLTFFFFCINILALILAIIYFYRTLPVKYAILSTAFLALFPASTLYSSNIWAQFFLPLIMILFNISLYRFVKYELWRNFFYMGLLAVLAAQFHMSGFFLFPLLAVIAAAYWKKIDKKEIWLVFLAVSVLFIPYLIHLFKDMELFKLFAYGASAKRAFPWKIFLFHLRMASFDFFRYYFRYDFNVTLRSMAGFWRFILYPLTFIPAILFASGFFSYLKWLIKGRKLFNINDDARQGYPLPFQVSGFMILVVTLGYLIFRVRTPMHYFIVLYPAYGLITGFTAFRIWKIGWGKPVVLLGIISTVILLLAALLFLDRAGGHPYEYGISYKALVSWQKELRSIRPQRSCWDLRINFIGEGKADKETVYSMLSDGNKCAKGDKIIPVDFNISWDNKLMRYQHYINIIK from the coding sequence ATGAAGATTAATTTAAACAAGCACATTATATTATTAGCGGCAATTTTCGTTGCCGCTTTTATTATCCGTTTTTACCAGCTTTCATTTTTTGAATATAAGAACGATCAGTATTTTGCCATTGGTTTAGGTAATGATACCAGGGCAGCCCATTTCCTGGTTACTCACGGTATGCGCTCCGGGATAGGGGTGAATAATCCTCCGGCATTCTCTTATGCTATGGGAGTCCTGACCGCTTTTACTAATGACCCGGCCCAGCTTACATTCTTCTTTTTCTGCATAAATATACTGGCATTGATCTTAGCGATTATTTATTTCTACCGCACCCTTCCTGTTAAATACGCTATTTTATCAACAGCATTTTTAGCGCTATTTCCCGCATCCACGCTTTATTCAAGTAATATTTGGGCGCAGTTTTTTCTCCCGTTAATAATGATCCTGTTTAATATTTCATTATACAGGTTTGTGAAATACGAGCTTTGGCGAAACTTTTTCTATATGGGTTTACTTGCAGTTTTAGCGGCGCAGTTCCATATGTCGGGTTTCTTTTTATTTCCTCTGCTGGCTGTAATCGCCGCGGCCTATTGGAAGAAAATCGACAAAAAAGAAATCTGGTTAGTTTTTCTGGCGGTATCCGTATTGTTTATACCGTACTTAATACATTTATTTAAGGATATGGAACTCTTTAAATTATTTGCTTATGGCGCTTCCGCGAAGCGGGCTTTTCCCTGGAAAATATTCCTGTTTCATTTACGCATGGCTTCCTTTGATTTCTTCAGGTACTATTTTAGGTATGATTTTAATGTTACATTGCGAAGTATGGCGGGGTTTTGGCGTTTTATTCTTTATCCGTTAACATTTATCCCGGCGATTCTCTTTGCGTCAGGTTTTTTTAGCTATCTTAAGTGGCTGATTAAGGGGCGCAAGCTTTTTAATATAAATGATGATGCTCGCCAAGGGTACCCGCTGCCTTTTCAGGTTTCCGGGTTTATGATTTTGGTTGTAACGCTTGGTTATCTTATTTTTAGGGTGCGTACCCCGATGCATTATTTTATTGTTTTATATCCCGCGTATGGTTTGATTACCGGATTTACGGCCTTTAGGATCTGGAAAATTGGATGGGGGAAGCCGGTAGTGTTGCTGGGTATCATTTCGACCGTTATCCTTTTATTAGCCGCTTTATTATTTTTGGATAGGGCCGGCGGACATCCGTACGAGTACGGTATTTCTTATAAGGCATTGGTTTCCTGGCAAAAAGAATTGCGGTCAATTAGGCCCCAACGATCTTGTTGGGATTTAAGGATAAATTTTATTGGTGAGGGCAAGGCGGATAAAGAGACAGTTTATTCTATGCTCAGCGATGGGAATAAGTGCGCCAAAGGCGATAAAATTATTCCGGTTGATTTTAATATCAGCTGGGATAATAAATTAATGCGCTATCAACATTATATAAACATTATAAAATAG
- a CDS encoding class I SAM-dependent methyltransferase has translation MILLKRLTSGEYFDLIIKSGRWKIYSPYKIKVLEQLNDFITFAELTPDKKILEIGSGFGHNTIPLLQKGFNITCIDCNNKSVELFKQNLKKFSSPNPANIIISDIFSFDPKTKYDAIIGFGILHHIADSREKLEQLEILFLKLKSMLNTNGTVAFIEPKYTFLYRLYVMASFSMNWDSERGALFMKKEILENMLKKCSFTDVCYRSGKKLLDQVLVKAKFKTV, from the coding sequence ATGATTCTATTAAAAAGGTTGACCAGTGGGGAATATTTCGATCTGATTATTAAATCAGGCCGCTGGAAGATTTATTCTCCCTATAAAATAAAAGTGCTAGAACAACTCAATGATTTTATCACTTTTGCGGAATTAACACCAGATAAGAAAATTCTCGAAATCGGTTCAGGGTTTGGTCACAATACAATCCCACTGCTTCAAAAAGGATTTAATATTACCTGTATAGACTGTAATAACAAATCCGTTGAATTATTTAAACAGAATCTAAAAAAGTTCTCTTCTCCCAATCCCGCAAATATTATTATATCGGATATTTTTAGCTTTGACCCGAAGACAAAATATGATGCAATTATTGGTTTTGGTATCTTGCATCATATTGCAGATAGTAGAGAAAAGCTGGAGCAGCTGGAAATATTATTTTTGAAGTTAAAAAGCATGCTTAATACTAACGGAACAGTCGCTTTTATTGAACCCAAGTATACATTTCTTTACCGTCTTTATGTTATGGCCAGTTTTTCGATGAATTGGGACTCAGAGAGAGGAGCTTTGTTTATGAAAAAAGAAATATTGGAGAATATGCTAAAGAAATGTTCCTTCACAGACGTATGCTACCGCTCCGGAAAGAAATTATTAGATCAGGTTCTTGTAAAAGCGAAATTTAAGACGGTGTGA
- a CDS encoding sugar phosphate nucleotidyltransferase, translating into MSDLPKVLAVINGRPFLAYLLDQLVGAGVQNIILCTGYLGGLIKDAFGNKYKEAVIQYSQESIPLGTGGALRYAITLVQSESVMVMNGDSYSGLNLKFYIEWHFKKRYNSSLVLTKINDVSRYGSVKINKNSRVLSFEEKSLNVEPGWINGGVYIFRKSIIASIPTGVKFSLERELLPVLAADNGLYGFCFNGKFIDIGTPESYLSAAYFLKEIQ; encoded by the coding sequence GTGTCGGATTTACCAAAAGTCCTGGCAGTTATTAATGGTCGCCCTTTCTTAGCATATCTTCTTGACCAACTTGTTGGAGCAGGCGTACAGAATATAATATTGTGTACAGGATATCTGGGGGGATTAATTAAAGATGCATTTGGCAATAAATACAAAGAGGCAGTTATTCAATATTCACAGGAGTCAATTCCTTTAGGGACGGGCGGTGCCCTGCGTTATGCTATTACTCTTGTTCAATCTGAATCAGTTATGGTTATGAACGGAGATTCATACTCTGGTCTTAATCTGAAGTTTTATATAGAATGGCATTTTAAAAAGAGATATAATTCATCCCTTGTTTTAACTAAAATTAATGATGTAAGCAGATATGGTAGTGTAAAGATTAATAAGAATAGCCGTGTCCTGAGTTTTGAAGAGAAAAGTTTAAATGTTGAACCGGGTTGGATTAATGGGGGTGTCTATATATTTAGGAAATCAATAATAGCATCTATACCTACAGGAGTTAAGTTTTCCTTGGAAAGAGAACTTCTCCCGGTTCTAGCTGCGGATAATGGATTATACGGTTTTTGTTTTAATGGGAAATTTATCGATATTGGAACTCCGGAGTCGTATCTTTCGGCGGCATATTTTTTAAAAGAAATCCAATAA
- a CDS encoding glycosyltransferase family 2 protein yields MPLISVIVPVYNEAKTISQILEKINAVNIDKEIIVVDNCSNDGTQGILQDILKRSGCNSIRVIYHSYNKGKGESVREGIIEAKGDFVVIQDADLEYDPGEFSNLLRPLQNNEADLTLGARFTRGHSGLMAHRLGNKFLTALLNFTFGSQLNDYATCYKMAKRQVFIDFGLKSKSFDIEVEIICKALKSHLRILEVPIAYYPRSYVDGKKIRWIDGLQAILSILKYRLSR; encoded by the coding sequence ATGCCGCTAATTTCAGTAATTGTTCCGGTTTATAATGAAGCAAAAACCATCAGCCAGATCCTGGAAAAGATCAATGCTGTTAATATTGATAAAGAGATTATTGTGGTTGATAACTGCTCAAACGATGGGACGCAGGGCATATTGCAAGATATTTTAAAGAGATCGGGATGTAATTCTATTCGGGTAATTTATCACTCTTACAATAAAGGAAAAGGCGAATCTGTAAGGGAGGGAATAATTGAAGCTAAAGGTGATTTTGTGGTTATTCAGGATGCGGATCTTGAATATGACCCAGGCGAATTTTCTAATCTACTGAGACCATTGCAAAATAATGAAGCGGATTTAACATTGGGCGCCCGGTTTACCAGGGGCCATAGTGGCCTTATGGCGCACAGGTTGGGAAATAAATTTCTGACAGCATTATTGAATTTTACGTTTGGCAGCCAGCTTAATGATTATGCCACTTGTTATAAAATGGCCAAGCGCCAGGTATTCATTGATTTTGGGTTAAAATCGAAGAGTTTCGATATTGAAGTAGAGATAATCTGCAAAGCCCTAAAATCTCATTTGCGGATTTTGGAAGTGCCGATTGCTTACTATCCGCGCAGTTACGTTGATGGCAAGAAAATCAGGTGGATCGATGGTTTGCAGGCTATTCTGAGTATCTTAAAGTATCGGTTAAGCCGTTAA
- a CDS encoding DUF3108 domain-containing protein, translating to MKRLFKFILSIVIFVFLVSFVSGSLKSSPEAIIKNVFKPGQFKPQILKYRIYVFGIFPVGEAYFYKAILEKVNGKDLYHVQGKARSLDVIATFFKSEATLDSYIDPVDSNPVLFKQKISISGKPNEDKEVIYDQKQGFMIMGGSKRQILPNTQDPLSLAFNLERMDFDKSKEIDMNINTKHKNYLFKGSAEEKPDISRKISRKVYLAKAEIRRRDKNNPYHQSKVTIWFVRGEENIPILVRVFASGFIIQARLVDVK from the coding sequence ATGAAAAGATTATTTAAATTTATCCTATCAATAGTAATATTTGTGTTTTTAGTTTCTTTTGTTTCCGGTTCTTTAAAGAGCAGTCCCGAGGCAATTATAAAGAATGTTTTTAAGCCCGGGCAATTTAAGCCACAGATACTGAAATACAGGATTTATGTATTTGGAATTTTTCCTGTTGGAGAGGCCTATTTTTATAAAGCAATACTTGAGAAGGTAAATGGCAAAGATTTGTACCACGTTCAAGGGAAAGCCAGGAGCCTGGATGTAATAGCCACATTTTTTAAGTCTGAAGCAACGCTGGATTCATATATTGACCCGGTAGATTCTAATCCGGTATTGTTTAAACAAAAAATATCTATTTCAGGTAAACCAAATGAGGATAAAGAGGTTATTTACGACCAGAAGCAGGGTTTTATGATTATGGGCGGCTCTAAACGCCAGATTTTACCGAATACCCAAGATCCTCTTTCGCTGGCTTTTAATCTTGAAAGAATGGATTTTGATAAAAGCAAAGAAATAGATATGAATATTAATACAAAACACAAAAATTATCTTTTTAAAGGATCAGCGGAAGAAAAACCGGATATTTCCAGGAAAATAAGCCGTAAAGTTTATCTTGCCAAAGCTGAAATAAGGAGGCGGGATAAGAATAATCCATATCATCAATCTAAGGTAACCATATGGTTTGTCAGGGGAGAAGAGAATATCCCGATTCTAGTAAGAGTATTTGCAAGTGGATTTATAATTCAGGCAAGATTAGTGGATGTAAAGTAA
- a CDS encoding NAD-dependent epimerase/dehydratase family protein has product MEHKVMFKGRNVLVTGGSGFVGVNLIIKLLSLGAKVRATIHRKEAVIKEDAIEYVRCDLLKMDDCRKIVKDMDYLFMCAANTSGAAVIASTPLVHVTPNIIMNAQMLEAAYHAKIRKFVWLSSNAAYPPTGDRSVKEEEMFDGDPYDVYFGAGWMKRYTEILCRLYSQKLKEKMPTIVIRPTNIYGPYDDFDFVTSHVMAATIRKVIERHQPLEIWGSGDEVRDLIYIDDFIDALILAVEKIDTYDPINIGFGRGYSIKEILEIILKLEKWSDPLIKFDRTKPTTIPKRLVDTTKARRLLGFKAVTSIREGARKTIEWYKSSGGIKK; this is encoded by the coding sequence ATGGAGCATAAAGTAATGTTTAAAGGCAGGAATGTACTGGTTACTGGCGGAAGTGGATTTGTCGGGGTTAATTTAATTATAAAGCTTTTGTCTTTAGGTGCGAAAGTAAGAGCAACGATTCATCGGAAAGAAGCGGTTATAAAGGAAGATGCAATTGAATATGTGAGATGTGATCTCTTAAAGATGGATGATTGCAGAAAAATAGTAAAAGATATGGATTATCTCTTTATGTGCGCGGCAAATACATCTGGAGCAGCGGTTATTGCTTCAACGCCATTAGTGCATGTAACTCCTAATATTATAATGAATGCACAGATGCTCGAGGCAGCTTACCACGCTAAGATAAGAAAGTTTGTTTGGCTAAGTAGTAATGCCGCGTATCCTCCAACAGGCGATAGATCGGTGAAAGAAGAGGAGATGTTTGATGGCGATCCCTATGATGTATATTTTGGCGCTGGCTGGATGAAGCGCTATACCGAGATTTTGTGCCGGCTCTATTCGCAGAAACTTAAAGAGAAAATGCCTACCATAGTAATCAGGCCGACAAATATTTACGGCCCTTATGATGATTTTGATTTTGTTACCTCCCATGTAATGGCGGCGACAATCCGTAAAGTGATAGAAAGGCATCAACCGCTTGAAATTTGGGGGAGCGGAGATGAAGTAAGAGATTTGATTTATATAGATGATTTTATAGATGCACTTATCCTAGCTGTGGAAAAGATTGATACCTACGACCCGATTAATATTGGTTTCGGTAGGGGGTATAGTATAAAAGAAATTCTAGAAATCATCTTAAAGCTGGAGAAGTGGAGTGATCCATTAATAAAGTTTGATAGAACAAAGCCGACTACGATTCCTAAAAGGTTGGTGGATACAACCAAAGCGCGAAGGTTGCTCGGGTTTAAAGCGGTAACTAGTATTCGCGAAGGGGCACGAAAAACAATTGAATGGTATAAGTCTAGCGGAGGTATAAAAAAATGA
- a CDS encoding O-antigen ligase family protein has product MKNRIEGALNFLIYWSIIIFPFSISISNGFMNTFMGLIVVAYLLKKIIRKECLFPGTNINIPLLALFLMTVFSLSYSAYPKDTVKGGVLRLLQYIIMLFALIEELRDKKHIWRIIFAILAGLVLVSIDAVWQVGTGKDFMRGHAPIINIGLARATASFSDANIFGVYISAIAPLFFGLAIYYFKGWKKALFGVFSLLGLTGITLTYSRPTLLGTYLALLFLSIARRSKWLITFLIVFILIAPFLLPKSVKQFAKEVNYNPIRFMCNDDRIAIFRNSVKMIKASPIIGHGANTFMKNYKQYKENPEYLRIVTADFLYAHDNFLQMAGEIGLVGLGIFLWLLYELFKGCAYIYRQLKDYQFKIIFLSLVACILAFLVNGLTESSLYSSHVTPIFWYLIGFSFAFKKFIAPDEKSN; this is encoded by the coding sequence ATGAAGAACAGGATTGAGGGGGCTCTTAATTTTTTGATTTATTGGTCGATTATAATATTCCCTTTTTCTATCAGCATCTCTAACGGTTTTATGAATACTTTTATGGGGCTTATTGTTGTTGCCTATTTGCTGAAGAAAATAATAAGAAAAGAATGCCTATTTCCAGGAACAAATATAAATATTCCGCTGCTGGCATTATTTTTAATGACTGTTTTTTCACTTTCATATTCTGCTTATCCGAAAGATACGGTTAAGGGCGGGGTATTGAGGCTTTTGCAATATATAATTATGCTTTTTGCGCTTATAGAAGAGCTAAGAGATAAGAAGCATATCTGGAGGATAATTTTTGCCATTCTTGCCGGCTTGGTATTGGTTTCAATAGATGCGGTTTGGCAGGTAGGTACGGGAAAAGATTTTATGAGAGGGCATGCGCCGATAATAAATATAGGCTTAGCGCGGGCGACTGCTTCATTTAGCGATGCCAATATTTTTGGGGTTTACATAAGCGCGATCGCGCCTTTGTTTTTTGGTTTGGCCATATATTATTTTAAGGGTTGGAAGAAAGCGTTATTCGGGGTATTTAGTTTATTAGGTTTAACCGGAATTACTTTAACATATTCTCGGCCCACGTTACTTGGAACATATTTAGCTTTATTATTTTTAAGTATCGCCAGAAGAAGTAAATGGTTGATAACGTTTTTAATTGTGTTTATTTTGATCGCTCCATTTTTACTGCCTAAATCAGTGAAACAATTTGCTAAAGAGGTTAATTACAATCCGATAAGGTTTATGTGCAATGATGACCGGATCGCGATATTCAGGAATTCAGTAAAAATGATTAAGGCCAGCCCGATTATTGGCCATGGCGCGAATACTTTTATGAAGAATTATAAGCAATATAAAGAAAATCCCGAATATCTTCGTATCGTTACAGCTGACTTTTTGTACGCGCACGATAATTTCCTGCAGATGGCCGGAGAGATTGGTTTAGTAGGGCTGGGGATCTTTCTTTGGCTGCTTTATGAGTTATTTAAGGGGTGCGCCTATATATATAGACAGCTTAAAGATTACCAGTTTAAGATTATTTTTCTTTCTTTGGTTGCTTGCATACTTGCTTTCCTGGTCAATGGATTGACTGAAAGCAGTCTTTATTCTTCGCACGTTACGCCGATCTTCTGGTATTTAATTGGTTTTTCGTTTGCATTTAAAAAGTTTATCGCCCCGGATGAAAAATCAAATTAG
- a CDS encoding acyltransferase, giving the protein MIVLEKIKMKTSRIRWIDGARGLAILMVVVVHVAGQMHGLPSALAFICTFGNMGVQLFFLLSAYSACLTNASPITAPSVLIPYYIKRFMRLAPLYWIGILLYFLMASAGIVYGGPIGNYTKWNVLANILLINNVFPSAQNYIVPGGWCIGCFSLFYLLFPVLNRFLESGVLLKTACICALGAAVTGWLLNFTTLPKQYIYWLIVNQIGIFLIGMLYYKDIRLQSKSYIGLQLLFGSGLISVTLLLIHTIGQMYIYRHILAAITFIFVLNALRRYEKLVPDWLVYLGSLSYPIFIIHFAVSWMVLHIINVWILGSFPSVLFLLYVFAIVLISAGFAFFLNWLIEKPCLKLTKLLVGRIRIEMRV; this is encoded by the coding sequence GTGATTGTTCTTGAAAAAATAAAGATGAAAACGAGTCGTATCAGATGGATAGATGGTGCAAGAGGATTAGCGATACTTATGGTCGTCGTGGTTCATGTTGCCGGACAGATGCACGGATTGCCTAGTGCGTTAGCTTTTATATGTACTTTTGGTAACATGGGAGTTCAGTTATTCTTCTTGCTTTCCGCATATTCTGCATGTTTGACTAACGCGTCGCCTATTACAGCTCCAAGCGTACTAATTCCTTATTATATAAAGAGATTTATGCGCCTTGCGCCTCTTTACTGGATTGGAATTCTGTTATATTTTTTAATGGCTTCCGCAGGGATTGTTTATGGTGGGCCTATCGGTAATTACACAAAGTGGAATGTTCTAGCGAACATTTTATTAATCAACAATGTTTTTCCATCTGCTCAGAATTATATTGTTCCCGGCGGATGGTGTATTGGGTGTTTCTCGCTATTTTATTTGTTATTTCCAGTACTGAATCGCTTCTTGGAATCGGGTGTTTTATTAAAGACTGCCTGTATTTGTGCTTTAGGTGCGGCGGTTACGGGTTGGCTTTTAAATTTTACCACATTGCCAAAACAATATATTTATTGGTTAATCGTTAATCAAATCGGTATTTTTCTAATCGGGATGTTGTATTATAAGGATATAAGACTTCAGTCCAAAAGTTATATCGGTTTACAGCTTTTGTTTGGAAGTGGGCTGATTAGCGTTACACTTCTATTGATACACACTATAGGGCAGATGTATATTTATCGCCATATTCTCGCTGCTATTACTTTTATCTTTGTATTAAATGCGTTACGTCGATATGAAAAGCTGGTACCGGACTGGTTAGTGTATCTAGGCAGTCTGTCTTATCCAATATTTATTATACATTTTGCAGTTTCGTGGATGGTTCTCCACATAATAAATGTTTGGATTCTAGGTTCCTTTCCGTCTGTGCTATTTTTACTTTATGTGTTTGCAATAGTTTTAATTTCAGCCGGGTTTGCCTTCTTTTTGAATTGGCTAATTGAGAAACCTTGCTTAAAATTGACTAAGTTGTTAGTTGGAAGAATTAGAATTGAAATGCGGGTTTAA